The Brettanomyces bruxellensis chromosome 8, complete sequence genome segment GCTGAAAGATAACTATGGACCGAATCCAAAGATCAACAATTTGGCCAAAGGATACAAAGCAGCTAAATTTGATACTCTTTGGGTTATTGATTCCAATGTTTGGGCCAGGCCAGACATCCTAAAAAGGTCGATCTACACTTTAATTAATGATATGCATGATGGAGTTCGTGTTGGGGGGATGAAACGTGTTCAACTTATTAATCATGTTCCACTTGCGGTATCTCTTGATCATAACTCTTTTGGAGCAGACCTTGATGAGATgtttttatcttcatcacaTGCAAAGTTTTATGTTTCCTTGAATACCTTATCTATCGCTCCATGTATAAATGGAAAGTCAAATATTTATAGACGATCTGATATCGATGGTGCGGTCAAGTTAATGGGACAAAAGGCTATTGCTCCTAGCAATAATGGATTAAGTGGTGATAATTGCAAGGATGCAAAGTATTATGGTCAGTACCCAGGGCAAGGAATTCGGTATTTTGCTCGGTATATTGGTGAGGATAATATGATAGGCACTGCCCTTTGGACTTATATGGGGGGTAGAGCAGGAATGACTACTGATGTTGTTATACAACCATTGGATGGTTCAAATACGTTAATCGATTATGTGAATAGACGTGTGAGGTGGCTACGTGTTCGAAAATATATGGTGCTTGCAGCAACACTCGTTGAACCGACAACAGAATGCATTATTGCAGGAATAATTGGCACATTGAGCTTGAGTCTGCTAATTTGGGACCAatactttaatttttcattttttatttttcatgttATGGTCTGGTTC includes the following:
- a CDS encoding uncharacterized protein (CAZy:GT21), producing the protein MKVEQAVGEITNHYAVLPVLGLILYIIVVSIGILGFLEICLRFNGKTRNKIDGKIKDTDLIGVTILRPLKGVDPEMEVCLRSSFEQDYPKNRLEIIFCVQDSDDPAIPIVDDLISKFPDVDAKLMIDKPSEYGSTSSLKDNYGPNPKINNLAKGYKAAKFDTLWVIDSNVWARPDILKRSIYTLINDMHDGVRVGGMKRVQLINHVPLAVSLDHNSFGADLDEMFLSSSHAKFYVSLNTLSIAPCINGKSNIYRRSDIDGAVKLMGQKAIAPSNNGLSGDNCKDAKYYGQYPGQGIRYFARYIGEDNMIGTALWTYMGGRAGMTTDVVIQPLDGSNTLIDYVNRRVRWLRVRKYMVLAATLVEPTTECIIAGIIGTLSLSLLIWDQYFNFSFFIFHVMVWFCIDYIQYYLLCQCAIVPSHCASDVTLPYFVRGSYRFKGKLPLFNTPIKSFRWFVTIWIIREILAFPIWLIAMMGSVIDWRGQPFQINSDLTVERLYRSTDK